The proteins below come from a single Miscanthus floridulus cultivar M001 chromosome 1, ASM1932011v1, whole genome shotgun sequence genomic window:
- the LOC136509530 gene encoding THO complex subunit 1-like: protein MAEPSPPPASNAGLRILLSKDRPAPSPPPTAAVSSHADRDRIIGVFRSALSRNEPPETFSLQTVQEAIKPQKETVLVLEENQSLENALRTLLQELVSSAVQSGKKIMQYGNSLDSGESNCLITRLLDIVLYLCERGHVEGGMVFQLLEDLTEMSTIKDCKDIFGYIESQQDVLGKQELFGRGKLVMLRTCNQLLRRLSKANDVVFCGRIIMFLAHFFPLSERSALNIKGVFNTSNVTKYEKDAMDGISVDFNFYKTLWSLQEHFSNPALTSTNAAKWQKFSSNLAVVLSTFEAQPLSDDDGKLNNLNEEEDAAFNIKYLTSSKLMGLELKDPSFRRHILVQCLIFFDYLKAPGKNDKEGPTGSMKEEINSCEEHVKKLLEIIPPKGKEFLKSIEHILEREKNWVWWKRDGCLAFEKPPFEKKPGQAGGRKRKPRWRLGNKELSQLWKWAEQKPNVLTDPDRVRMPSITEYWKPLAEDMDPSAGIEEEYHHKTNRVYCWKGLRFSARQDLDGFARFSDYGIEGVVPSELLPPEVNARFSSKPAEKVKRTRREDSKGASAQPKEQQVAATPETDGGGSGGDPEEGAAPMDSDNGAVEDSQKRSPGEVSGPESGQCEPEADADDNVKTETTSRDAGEK from the exons ATGGCGgagccctcgccgccgccggcgtcgaACGCTGGCCTCCGTATCCTCCTGTCGAAGGACCGGCCGGCTCCCTCCCCTccacccaccgccgccgtctccaGCCACGCCGACCGCGACCGCATCATC GGAGTTTTCCGGAGCGCGTTGTCTAGGAATGAACCCCCAGAAACATTTTCCCTTCAGACAGTTCAGGAAGCAATTAAACCTCAG AAGGAAACCGTGTTGGTTCTAGAGGAGAACCAATCCTTGGAAAATGCTCTTCGAACATTGCTGCAGGAGCTTGTG TCATCTGCAGTCCAATCGGGTAAAAAGATCATGCAATATGGGAATTCCTTGGATAGTGGAGAAAGTAACTGCCTGATAACTCGCCTTCTTG ATATTGTGCTTTATCTTTGCGAAAGAGGGCATGTTGAGGGTGGTATGGTATTCCAGCTGTTAGAAGACCTAACTGAAATGTCAACAATCAAAGACTGCAAAGATATCTTTGGTTATATTGAGAGCCAACAAGATGTACTGGGGAAG CAAGAACTTTTTGGACGTGGAAAACTAGTTATGCTAAGGACTTGCAACCAACTTCTTCGCAGACTATCGAAG GCAAATGATGTGGTGTTCTGTGGGCGCATTATTATGTTTCTAGCACATTTTTTCCCATTATCGGAGCGTTCAG CTCTCAACATTAAAGGAGTTTTCAACACGTCAAATGTAACCAAGTATgaaaaggatgctatggatg GAATCTCTGTTGATTTCAATTTCTACAAGACCCTCTGGAGTCTACAG GAACATTTCAGTAACCCAGCTTTGACTTCTACAAATGCAGCAAAATGGCAAAAGTTCTCTTCTAATTTGGCG GTTGTGTTGAGCACATTTGAAGCTCAACCTCTTAGCGATGATGATGGAAAACTTAACAATCTCAACGAGGAGGAAGATGCCGCTTTCAATATTAAGTACCTGACTAGCAGTAAATTAATGGGTTTGGAG TTGAAGGACCCAAGTTTTCGACGCCACATACTTGTTCAGTGCCTTATATTTTTTGACTATCTCAAG GCGCCTGGAAAAAATGACAAAGAAGGTCCAACAGGGAGCATG AAAGAGGAAATCAATTCTTGTGAAGAGCATGTTAAGAAGCTTCTGGAAATTATTCCCCCCAAAGGAAAGGAATTTCTGAAAAGCATTGAACATATTCTTGAGCGGGAGAAAAATTGG GTTTGGTGGAAGCGAGATGGGTGTCTTGCATTTGAAAAACCACCCTTTGAGAAGAAACCAGGTCAGGCTGGAGGTAGAAAACG GAAGCCAAGGTGGAGACTGGGAAACAAAGAGCTCAGCCAACTTTGGAAATGGGCAGAACAAAAGCCT AATGTTTTGACTGATCCTGACCGTGTCCGCATGCCATCAATTACGGAATATTGGAAACCACTTGCAGAAGAT ATGGATCCATCTGCTGGAATTGAAGAGGAGTACCACCACAAAACTAATCGG GTGTACTGCTGGAAAGGACTACGGTTTTCAGCCAGGCAGGACTTGGATGGATTTGCCCGG TTTTCAGACTACGGGATCGAAGGAGTTGTACCTTCAGAACTCCTGCCACCTGAAGTAAATGCCAGGTTTTCTTCTAAGCCTGCCGAAAAGGTTAAGCGGACGAGAAGGGAAGATTCAAAAGGCGCGTCAGCTCAACCCAAAGAGCAGCAG GTTGCCGCGACACCAGAAACCGACGGCGGTGGCAGCGGTGGCGATCCAGAAGAAGGGGCGGCACCAATGGATTCTGACAACGGCGCGGTGGAGGATAGTCAGAAACGGAGCCCAGGGGAGGTCTCTGGCCCTGAAAGCGGGCAGTGCGAGCCTGAGGCGGATGCTGATGATAACGTGAAGACTGAAACCACCAGTAGGGATGCCGGAGAGAAATAG
- the LOC136509537 gene encoding uncharacterized protein — MAAAGKLLLLAAAVLAASLVADARPCGHAQTLLVSFSSLSRPNPDPTNPTPLTTTVVTVLRVRRLGPHQIRRPVALPSAEPEVAVSSVQDRAKDILVVVSGLLFGFGCGALTAASMYLVWSLLASTCASGYDDDVNSDDEDQLSDSESPKKAGYVIIHDADEYGAGKN; from the coding sequence atggccgccgcgggcaagctcctcctcctggctgcCGCCGTCCTGGCGGCGTCCCTCGTCGCCGACGCGCGCCCGTGCGGCCACGCGCAGACGCTCCTCGTCTCCTTCTCATCCCTCTCCAGGCCCAACCCGGACCCTACCAACCCCACGCCGCTCACCACCACCGTCGTCACCGTCCTCCGCGTCCGCCGCCTCGGCCCGCACCAGATCCGCCGCCCCGTGGCCCTCCCCTCCGCCGAGCCGGAGGTCGCCGTCTCGTCCGTCCAGGACCGCGCCAAGGACATCCTCGTCGTCGTCTCCGGCCTTCTTTTCGGCTTCGGCTGCGGCGCCCTCACCGCCGCGTCCATGTACCTCGTCTGGTCGCTCCTCGCCTCCACCTGCGCCTCCGGCTACGACGACGACGTCAACAGCGACGACGAGGACCAGCTGTCCGACTCCGAGAGCCCCAAGAAGGCCGGCTACGTCATCATCCACGACGCCGACGAGTACGGCGCCGGTAAGAATTAG